TCTGAGTCAACTTCCAACTCTATATTCTTGTATCCATGTTGTTCACACCAATCCAGCCCATATAGTGCAGCCTTTATCTCTGTAGTGTTGTTAGTACAAACACCAAAAGGTAAAGAAAAAGCATAAACTATTTTACCTTGATGGTCGCTTAGAATTCTACCTCCTCCAATCTTACCTGAATTTTGTAAAGCACTACCATCTGTATTGAGTTTGTAAGTGCCCAGCCTTGGTTTATTCCAACTTACCATTACTATCTTGTATTGTTGTTTGCATTGGTCCACTATATTAATGAGATTGCACCAACTAGACTGTCATGGTATGCTAGGGAACACCAGCTTGATAATCTACATAATATCCTTGAATATGCCATATTGAACTCTATGTATGCTGGAATTCTTCATTCCATACTTGACTGCACACCTATTTTTCCATAGAttccaacaaataaaattaggtAAAATGTGTATAAGTAATTTGTGTACCTCATTTTTAACTTGCTGAGTTTTCCATTGCAGTAATTGCTCTCTCAAGGTTGTATTGCCTGGTACTATTCCAACTGTTGATGCATGAGTCTTCCATATATATTTGGCAAAGTTGCCATTAATCAATATGTGGTTAATGTCATCTTTGCCTTTGTTGTAACAACAATAACAGTCTGATATAGCCTTGCCAAATCTCTTCAAAGATTCATTTGTAGGCAATTTTCCTCTTAAATctctccaaataaagaaggCTACTTTAAAAGGAATCTGTTTATGCCATATAAAATAGTTAATTGGATCTTGATTTCATTTCTTTCTAATACTCTCCCATGCTAATGAAATAGTAAAATAACCAGTTTCTTCATGTGTCCATATAGCAGTGTCTAAATTACCAGCTTTGTAGTTGAATTTTGTCTGCAGAATTTAGGGTATCAAATGAGGTGGTACATGCTGTCTAACAAGCCTCTCATTCCATTTTCCTTCTATAAGAAAGTCAGCTACTATACTGTTATTCAGACTGGATATATGCTCACAATGCTTAGCTAGAGTTTTATCTAACCAACAATCCCACCAAAAACTGCAAGTACAAGACTGAATATTCCATTTAATAAGAGGTTCTACTTTATGTCTGTTTCTAGTGGCATATCTCCATACAATTGAATCACCAGTACCATATTTTTTAGCCACATGATTTGCTCTTTCAGTATATTTAGCTTTCAAGAATTGGCTCCACAAAGAGTTCTTGGTTCTAAATGCCCACCACTGCTTACATCGAAAAGCAGTGCAAACATCTTCAATCAACCTTACACCAATACCTCCCTCATTGGTTGGATATGCCATATTATTCCAAGATGACCAATGGTATTTCTTTCCATCCTTATCTATACCCATAAAGAAGTCAGCAATAACCTTTTTAATACAATTCAGAGTGGTCTTAGGAGGAGAAATAGCAGCAAGAGTATGAATAGGCATAGATTGAAGGACATGTTTAACAAGAGTGACTTTGCccccaaaatttaaaatttttgaatgcCAGCCAGCAATTCTTTTGATCACCTTCTCTACTACTTCTGAATAGTAAATAATCCTTTGTCCACCAATATATAAAGGACACCCTAAATAGTTGATAGGACTGTTCTTCCAACCAAAACCAGTAGCTCTCTTAATTTCCTCAATAGTGTCTTGCCTAGTGTTAGAGGTGACCATAAAGAAACTCTAATCTTTATTCACCTTCTGATCAGAAATTCTTTCAGAAGACTCAATAGTATTCATAATCAGGTGAAGTAAATTACTTTCTGTagatgtaaaaataattatattatctgCAAAGCTAAGATGATTAACTTTAGGACCATTTGCTTTCATTTGAAAACCTCTATAGAGCTGATTTTGGTAAAGTAGACTAAGCTGTTTAGAAAGAACTtctgcacctaaaataaatagagctGGAGACAAGGGATCACCTTGTTTAAGTCCTCTACTAGACTGTAAAAACCCATGCCTTTTACCATTAATTACAATAGAATACCAGTTGTTACTCATAATCCTCCATACTCTATCAATAAAGACTTCACTGTATCCCATTTTTCTTAACACTATACAAGTATAAGACGAAGAAACTCTATCATAGGCTTTCACCATATCCAATTTGATAACTACATTACTGCCTTCTCTTGGATATTTAATGCCATGAATAATTTCCTGAGCCAAAAGAATGTTCTAAGAAATGCTCCTTCCTTTAACAAATCCGGATTGATTTTCAGATACAATAATAGGTAATATTGAAGCCAATCTAGAACTCATGATCTTAGAAATGATCTTGTTTGTAAAATTACTTAGGCTGATAGATCTGAAGTCCTTTAGCCTGCTAGGATGATCTACTTTAGGTAATAAAATCAGGCATGCATGAGTCATATATCTGGGCATACTATTACCAATAAAGAAAGATGTAACAACATCTAAGAGATCTTCtttaataatatcataacatacTTGATAGAACTTTCCACCAAAACCATCAGGGCCTAGGGCTGAGTTTGGGTTCATAGACATTACAGTACTTCTCATCTCTTCCTCAGTAGGAATTCTATCAAGATCTTCATTTTGAGCCAGAGTGATCATATGATTAATACAATAAAGAGTATCATCATTTATCCTCTCAGAATTGCCAGTAAAAATCTCCTCAAAATATTTACAAGCCTCTTTAGCAATATTGTCTTCCCCTTGAATCCAAGAACCTTTGTCATccataattttatgaataaccattctttttcttttacctctAATCACTGCATGAAAATACTTAGAGTTTGCATCACCCTCTTTTAACCAATGCAACTGAGTTTTCTGTTGGAGAATTTTATACTCAAGTTTCAAGTACTTAATATAGTGACCATTAACAGCATTCAGTTTTTCACAATTGTCAGTACTATTATCCAGAATAAAATCATTCTCAGCCTTTTTAACCCACTCCTCATACTGCTTCACCTTGTCAAAAACATCACCATATTCTTCTTTTGACCATTATCTCAAGGTTGTAGTTAACCTTCTAATCTTTGTGTGTAATCTCCACATAGGATTTCCAATTACCTCTCTTTTCCAACAATTTTCTACTGTTGTTAAGAATGATTCATTCTCAGTCCAACAGTTgagaaacttaaaatatttaataacattAGTCTGAAAATCACAAATTTCCATCAATAGAGGGCAATGGTCTGAACCTACTGATGGAAGATGAGTAATACTAGAATGAGGCATAGTTTCCAACCACTTATCATTTGTCATTCCCCTGTCCAACCTTTTCCATATTCTTGAACCATCCTTCCTGTGATTACACCATGTATAATTTTGACCACTATACCCCAAGTCCAATAAACCACAAGCttcaataatactaataaattcCAGACTTTTAGTGATATTATAATCTTTACCACCTAACTTCTcatcaatagaagaaataaaattgaaattaccTATAATGCACCAAGGATACCTAGTTGCAGACCACTTCAACATATCCTCCCAAAGAGGTCTCTTTAACTGGTCCTTACACTTAGCATATACATAAGTCATAAGAAACTTCTCACTGCAACTCTCATGGCTAATTTCACAAGTTATATGTTGTTCATCACTTTCCAAAATATCCCAAGTAACCTCATCAGACCAAAATAaccaaattttgttatttggatTACTATGACTATGATTCATGAGCATCTGCATTCTGTAAGAATCTATTTGTGAACGATTAGAAAAAGGTTCCAAAATAGCCAACATAAACAggttatgaatttttttgaggTTGATCAGTCTCTCTAGAGCACCAAAAGTATTAATGCTCCTAACATTCCAACATAACAACTTAATCATTAAAATCCTCTACTTCTAGCCCTATTATTAGGCTTACTATtactagtaaatttatttttcttttgcaaTTTTCTTCCCCTTGGAGAAAGACCTTGTTTACCAGTTACTTCTCtaatttcatcaacattagaagtCTGTAGTAAAGGGAACTTTTGTAGTTGGTCAGAGGTGTTAAGTTCCTCTCGTGGTTCAATACCTTCCCCTAAAGATTTAGTATCAACATCATACTCATCTTCAGAGTCAGGCTCCCTATACTCATCAAAATGATCATCTCTTTGATTACCAATAGTGGATTTACCAGTTTTAGATtgagttttattattattattatagttaacCTATTGAGGcatattaaaagtatttttatcaGGGGGTTCTTTATCAATAAAGGTCAccttggtggagtagaatgaagcgtgacattgttgagtttgtcgccaaatgtccaaattgtcagcaagtaaagtatgaacaccagaggcctggaggaacacttcagagaatgcccattccggaatggaagtggaagagaattgcaatggacttcgtggttggtcttccaaagacaatgggtaagtatgactccatttaggtaattgttgacagattaactaagtctactCATTTCATTCCtttcaaggtgacttacaatgcagagaagttagccaaactttatatctcggaagttgttcgattgcatggggttccactctccatcatatcagatagaggtacacagtttacttctaagttttagagaacattgcatgctgaattgcGTACTAGGTTGTATCTGagtaccgcatttcaccctcagaccgatggtcagtctgagcaaacgattcaagtgttggaggatatgcttcgtgcatgtgtgatagaatttggtgaccattgggataacttcttacccttagcagagttctcctacaacaatagctatcactcaagtattgatatggccccttttgaggcattgtatgggagaagatgtaggtctcccattgggtggtttgatgcatttgaggttagaccttggggtactgaccttctgagggaatcattagataaagtgaaatgcattcaagaaaagcttttagcggctcaaagtaggcagaaagaatatgcagatcgtaAGGTTAGAGATTtagagtttatggagggtgagcaagtcttgctaaaggtttcgcccatgaaaggggtgatgcggtttggtaagcgaagtaagcttagtccgaggtatattggtccctttgaagtccTGAAGCGcatgggggaggtagcttatgaattggccTTACCttcaggactgtcaggagtgcatccggtatttcatgtgtctatgttgaaaagataccatggggatggaaactacatcattcgttcgGATTtggttctgcttgatgagaatttgtcttatgaggaggagcctgttgctattttagatagagaagtccgcaagttgaggtcaagggagattgcatccattaaagttcaatggaagaattgacCAGTTGAAGAACCCACTTGGGAGAAgaaggctgatatgcaagaaagatacccacacctgtttacagattcaggtactccttttcgctcttgttttccttcttgtgatcgttcgaggacaaacgattgggtaaattggtatctattgtaatgacctatttagtcattttgagtagTAGAGtaatttctggtaataactgtctgagtcgacggatcccacgacggaccatcgagggggtctcgttccaaaacacttagaatttagaaatttgggtactgagatcaactctctgaacttcacgacgaaatggtaggacggaccgtcgaagacatgacgggccgtcatagactctttaatgaattgagtctctgaactttatgacggaagcagcaggacagaccgtcgcaggcacgacgggccgtcacaggctgcgtaaccctgactgggtcggaattctgttaaatgttttaaggggcgttttggactattcatgttataattataaagttagtggttgaatgttaataattcaattacttaggggttaaagaagataaccttgaattaattagtgggttacttttgtcatcttttatacttttattatatggtaattagggtaaaagaaaaagagtttgaataagaaaaatagaaagaacagagagagaaagggagaagcgatcgatcgagagagagagaggaacgaagaggatagcagaGCATTGGGGAattaacttgcttgatcacgaattcttcggtaaaggtaggttatggtttatgttatttcatagtaaactcttaatagcgtaTGAtttgtattgggtagtattgtaaaacccttctatatgcttaattgtgtgcttgcatgatgtgattatataattgtgataaaataagcataatgaggctgttgaatcctaaaccttgaaacctctttgttaattatgatgccttagtataaaagaaggcttgatgaactaaaagaatgaggttagtggatcgggtgtcacgttccggcactaGGATggtaatagaggatcgggtgtcacgtttcgacaccatgatagtattaatggatcggagtgtcacattccgacaccaggatagtatgatgaggattggagtgtcacgttctgactccaggatagtattaatggatcgggtgtcacgttctgacactaggatagtatgataaggatcgaagtgtcacgttccaacaccaagaagtagtagtggatcgggtgtcacgttccgacactaggatagtatgatgaggatcggagtgtcacgttccgacaccaggatagcaaagagaatgaatcttgaaagatgttaatatactcaatttaatgaacctatttcccaaatgagtatggtatggaggcttgagtcctcatgggtgtaattgatgttatttataaatgattcttatgtgtgttgctattacctgttaagtatttggttggttttatgttattacCTGACATATAATGTtttgtattttgagttggccgatgatacctactcagtacttgtgttttgtactgacccctacttgtatttgtttttctttgttaattgtggagtgcagcaaacgtgtcatcgtcttcaactccgctgcaactctagccagtcttcatcacaccagattttagggtgagctaatgcttctagcttggactggatcttcttcttcatgtcttgatgccttgaaattccggcatggactagctgtttaattgttttagtttcttagacattcttagatttagtaaattggaggatagatgttcttgtggtgatgacttccagcttttggggatagtaattgataaattttagaagttattaattgattttgttaatgagttttaagtcttccgcattatattttggttatattgtattgaagtgttgcggtttagattggttggttcgctcacatagtaggataagtgtggttGCCACTCACGGCTATCTGTGATActaaattatatgataattagggtaaaagaaaaagggtttgaataagaaaaataaaaagaacagagagaagagggacgaacgagagagagagagagagagaatgaagaagaaCGCAGTTATGgggaagtagattgcttgatcacgattcttcagtggaggtaggttatggtttatgctatttcatagtaaactcttagtagcgaatgatatgtattgggtagtattgtaaagtcttctatatgcttaattgtctgcatgcatgatgtgattatgtaattgtaatggattggaaagatgagcttgtgaatcttaaaccttaaatccactttgttaatgataatgtcttggtataaaagaaggcttgatgaactggaaaataatgagattaggggatcgggtgtcacgaaccgacacgtagtagtagtggatcgggtgtcacgttccgacaccaggatagaaggggatcggagtgtcacgttccgacaccaggatagtaaagagaataaatcttgaattatgttaatatactcaatttaaagaacctgtttcccaaatgagtatggtgtggaggcttgagtcctcatagatattcttggtgttgtggccaatggttatggaacttgttgttgtcacctgttgagaatattagtttattttatgttattatctgatatatattgctttctattttgagttggccggtgatacctactcagtacttgtgccttgtactgacccctacttctaTTTGcttttccttgttatttgtggagtgtagcaaacgtgtcatcgtcttcaactcgtcgtcaactctagccagtcttcatcacaccagatttcagggtgagctattgtttctagcttggactggatcttcttcttcatgtcttgatgccttgaagttccgacatggactagctgtttatttattttagcttcctagatactcttagatttagtaatttgagtttttagaagaatatctatcctcaaattactaaatctaagagtatctaagaagctaaaataaatgaacagctagtccatgccagaacttcaaggcatcaagacgtgaagaagaatatccagtccaagctagaaacaattgctcaccctgaattctggtGTGATGAgaactggctagagttgcgaaccagtcgaagttgatggcacgtttgctgcattccataaataacaaggaaaacaaatacaggtaggggtcagtacaaggaacacgtactgagtaggtatcatcggccaactcaaaatagaaagcaatatatatcaaataataatataaaatcaactacatacTCAACAGGGGatacaacaagtaccataacccttggccacaacaccaagcacatctataaggaatcaagcctccacaccatactcatttgggaaatggttcattaaattgagtatattaatataattcaagatccactactatcctggtgtcggaacgtgacactccgatcccctactatctaGGTATCGGAACGCGaaactccgatcctctactatcctagtgtcggaacgtgacactccaatccactactatcctggtgtcggaacgtgaactccgatcctctactatcctggtgtcgaaacgtgacactccgatcctctactatcctggtgtcggaacgtgaaattctgatcctctactatcctgttgttagaacgtgacactccgatcctctactatcttgttgtcggaacgtgacactccgatcccctaatactacgtgtcggttcgtgacacccgatccattaccctcattcttttagttcatcaagccttcttttatactaaggcatcatcattaacagagtgGATTTAAGGATTAAGATTCACagcctcatctttccaacccattacaattacataatcacatcatgcaagcatacaattaagcatatagaagactttacaatactacccaatacatatcattcgctattaagagtttactatgaaatagcataaaccataacctacctcaaccgaagaatcgaagtcgACCAACTACTTCTCAATgtttttcctttcctcaatgcttTCGAACCTTTCCCATCTATCAAGTGTATATGCATAGTTTGTAAGTTAACAATCCTATAAATACTCATGTTATTATATGTCTAGCTTAGACCCAAAAATCTCCTAATTCTATAATCAAGTTCTTAAAGTTCAATCCTAAGGGTAAGTCTCTATTAGCATAACTTTCATGTACTACACCTTATAATAACTACACCTTATATTTAatactatatataaaatttttggttTATAAGGTGGTAAAGATACCACTGTCATGATACCAGTGGAAGCCAACAGATGAACCTGACAAATAAACTAACCAAGGGAAACCAATATCACACCAAAACTGACGAAATCCATTCAGAATCACGAAAATAACAATGacaattcaattttgtaaattttttaccTGTAGTCCAGTTATTgctttaataataatttacattACTTTAATCATTAAACAATTTCCCTTTAAccaatcaattttaaatattgtcCCACGTTTCAATTGTAACAACATATTTGGTcaataattaatgaataattataaaagtgTGAAAGTaaccaaatataaattataatgttatttctttaaccaccaactaaatcaattattaaaactaccctactaatcttataatataattacaaatagtccaaaaaaatttatttagaatCTATCGAAGGACTcctttatgaaataaaatgctCTATTGCTCAAATTGAACAAATGGGTCGttacagtatatatatatatatatatatatatatatatatatatatatatatccatattATATGAACATCTAAGGGGGAGTATTGTAAACATGTGAATGGCATGGAACCCACCTTTTACTGTAGCAACATTACTTCTCCAAGTaatatttttcctataaaaaGGCAATGCAGGATGtcaaatatatagaaattaaaaatttacttGTACTTTCTACTTTACTTATTCCTTCTCTCTCCTCTTGCAATTTAAgtgtatcatttttttcattttactctcttcgttcatttttatttgtcatgttatatttttggaaaattaatttgatttattttttaaagtaaaattagattatattaatttaatttttttaaaaaaaattagatattcaaaaactatataaaaagtattataaattgcatttttgcGCTtgtcaatatgatgaaaataacaTTGTAAAATATTGG
The sequence above is a segment of the Solanum lycopersicum chromosome 10, SLM_r2.1 genome. Coding sequences within it:
- the LOC138338723 gene encoding uncharacterized protein encodes the protein MQMLMNHSHSNPNNKIWLFWSDEVTWDILESDEQHITCEISHESCSEKFLMTYVYAKCKDQLKRPLWEDMLKWSATRYPWCIIGNFNFISSIDEKLGGKDYNITKSLEFISIIEACGLLDLGYSGQNYTWCNHRKDGSRIWKRLDRGMTNDKWLETMPHSSITHLPSVGSDHCPLLMEICDFQTNVIKYFKFLNCWTENESFLTTVENCWKREVKQYEEWVKKAENDFILDNSTDNCEKLNAVNGHYIKYLKLEYKILQQKTQLHWLKEGDANSKYFHAVIRGKRKRMVIHKIMDDKGSWIQGEDNIAKEACKYFEEIFTGNSERINDDTLYCINHMITLAQNEDLDRIPTEEEMRSTVMSMNPNSALGPDGFGGKFYQSSRGLKQGDPLSPALFILGAEVLSKQLSLLYQNQLYRGFQMKANGPKVNHLSFADNIIIFTSTESNLLHLIMNTIESSERISDQKVNKD